Proteins encoded together in one Bacteroides zoogleoformans window:
- a CDS encoding SusC/RagA family TonB-linked outer membrane protein has translation MLIKNWKKHQYLMLFLCLFFLSVGIPQVVYAASDVAMSVDQNRRITGVVKDVNGEPMIGVTVMVKGTATGAITDIDGNYNVSVSESKSVLTFSFVGYTSKEVTVDNQQVINVTLVEDSKMIDEVVVIGFQSQKKGNLTASVASVGAEILEDRPVANIGQALQGMVPGLNVSIAGGDPNKVPSLNIRGATTFRQRGTSNDDKNKFDVVSGSPLILLDGVEITAEDLNQLNPNDIDNMSFLKDASAAAIYGTRATFGVILVTTKGGVYKQKAKIDYSYNLAFDQPYKLPDIMDSYHIYKAGADRNLWTGAIVEYSQHDKDMMEHMMAYIKDPVSNKPYFMEGNAIQWVGNTNPYEELVKKWTPTQKHNLSISGGGDRISYYISLGMQDQKGMYEIRTDELKRYNAMLSVNAKVTDWFTVAAKASYNVFDYDAPTQQTDGVNLWQYAKSYYPENYIYQPVLTAPDDPLPNYVTENPVSYLYAGGRNITSRRKTILSINPEFTILPKILKIKADLSFTPTIYQQEKTHPKQSRVNNSWTALENRWATENTGYIQRSTTDRYAINVYADYNQTFVEKHNVSVLLGVNQEEEKYAGSSISLSKMLDPYILNPSLVEDITANTSGNSHHEIAQRALFGRVMYNYMSKYLIEVDARYDGSSKFPKDSRFQFFPTVSLGWRVSEEKFMDWSKEWLDNFKIRASWGRLGSQPSSVYPYQSVFGTTEGHFLFDGMRYPTGITTPSLTNPNLTWEKSTTKNLGFDFTFLRNRLTFTADIFKRKVTDILIPGGKDYPALIGDDNLPFENAGILKTTGFELQAKWSDKLANGFVYSLGVALSDDRAKVMSYPSNPTNKIGDGVLYKGYTVGDIWGYVTGGILQEDDFDGVGPNGKPLYYGPYFKGGQTYPGYVWYQDLDHDGVITTGLNTVDDPGDRKVIGNNSPRYRYNITANFQHKGFDLDLMFQGVGKRDYWLSSYSSYWGNGAGSWETYNNSWTPERTDAKFPMYGFGLGSYTQSGYLLDASYIKLKQMILGYTFPKAQVNKIGLQKLRLNVAAYNLFAISDMPKYYDTDYLSDAYPPKRTFSVGIQVGF, from the coding sequence ATGCTAATTAAAAATTGGAAAAAGCATCAGTATCTGATGCTTTTCCTTTGCTTATTCTTCTTGTCAGTAGGGATTCCGCAGGTGGTATATGCCGCTTCGGATGTTGCAATGAGTGTTGACCAGAATAGGCGGATTACGGGTGTTGTAAAAGATGTCAATGGTGAGCCCATGATTGGAGTTACGGTAATGGTGAAAGGTACTGCTACGGGTGCTATCACGGACATTGACGGTAACTATAATGTATCTGTATCCGAAAGCAAGAGTGTACTGACGTTCTCTTTCGTGGGATATACTTCCAAAGAGGTGACGGTCGATAATCAGCAAGTCATCAATGTCACTTTGGTTGAAGACTCCAAAATGATTGACGAGGTGGTAGTAATCGGTTTCCAGTCTCAGAAGAAAGGAAACCTTACAGCCTCTGTCGCTTCTGTAGGAGCGGAAATCTTGGAAGATCGTCCGGTCGCTAATATCGGACAGGCATTGCAAGGCATGGTTCCTGGTCTGAATGTCAGCATTGCTGGCGGCGACCCTAACAAAGTGCCTTCATTGAATATCCGTGGTGCTACAACATTTCGTCAGAGAGGTACATCGAATGATGACAAGAACAAATTCGACGTAGTTTCAGGTTCTCCTCTGATTTTGCTGGACGGTGTGGAAATTACCGCTGAGGACTTGAACCAGTTGAACCCGAATGATATTGATAACATGTCTTTCCTGAAGGATGCCTCCGCTGCCGCCATCTACGGTACGCGTGCTACTTTCGGTGTAATATTGGTCACGACCAAGGGAGGAGTTTACAAGCAAAAGGCAAAAATAGATTATTCTTATAATCTGGCTTTCGACCAGCCATACAAGCTGCCCGACATTATGGATTCTTATCATATCTATAAGGCGGGAGCAGACAGGAACCTCTGGACGGGGGCTATTGTCGAATACTCTCAGCATGATAAAGACATGATGGAACACATGATGGCCTATATAAAGGATCCAGTGAGCAACAAACCTTATTTTATGGAAGGTAATGCCATACAGTGGGTGGGCAATACGAATCCTTATGAGGAACTGGTGAAGAAGTGGACCCCGACACAGAAGCACAACCTGTCTATCAGTGGTGGTGGCGACAGAATTAGCTATTACATATCTTTGGGTATGCAAGACCAAAAAGGTATGTATGAAATCAGAACCGATGAGTTGAAAAGATACAATGCGATGCTAAGTGTCAATGCTAAAGTAACAGATTGGTTTACGGTAGCAGCAAAAGCTTCATACAATGTGTTCGATTATGATGCCCCGACGCAGCAAACCGATGGCGTGAACCTTTGGCAGTATGCAAAATCTTATTATCCTGAAAACTATATTTATCAGCCTGTATTGACCGCTCCGGACGATCCTCTACCTAATTATGTAACAGAAAACCCTGTGAGTTATCTGTATGCAGGTGGACGTAATATTACTTCCAGGCGCAAGACGATTCTTTCTATCAATCCTGAGTTTACGATTCTGCCTAAGATACTGAAGATAAAGGCAGATTTGTCTTTTACTCCGACTATTTACCAGCAGGAAAAAACACATCCTAAGCAGTCACGCGTGAACAATTCATGGACTGCTCTCGAAAATCGTTGGGCAACGGAGAATACCGGTTATATCCAACGTTCTACTACAGACAGATATGCTATCAACGTATATGCTGATTATAACCAGACTTTTGTAGAAAAGCATAATGTCTCTGTATTGTTGGGTGTTAATCAGGAAGAGGAAAAATATGCCGGTTCTTCTATCTCGTTGTCTAAAATGCTTGACCCGTATATATTGAATCCTTCTTTGGTAGAGGACATTACAGCCAATACATCGGGTAATTCTCATCATGAGATAGCACAGCGTGCTTTGTTCGGCCGTGTCATGTATAACTATATGAGCAAATATCTGATAGAAGTGGATGCTCGTTATGACGGTAGTTCCAAATTTCCGAAAGATTCTCGTTTCCAGTTCTTCCCAACCGTATCATTGGGGTGGAGAGTTTCAGAAGAGAAATTTATGGATTGGTCTAAAGAATGGTTGGATAACTTCAAAATCAGAGCCTCATGGGGACGTTTGGGTAGTCAACCCAGTTCTGTGTATCCGTATCAGTCTGTTTTCGGAACAACTGAAGGTCATTTCCTATTCGACGGTATGCGTTATCCGACAGGCATCACTACGCCTTCGTTAACCAATCCTAACCTGACCTGGGAAAAATCGACTACTAAAAATTTAGGGTTTGATTTTACTTTCTTGCGGAACCGTTTGACGTTTACTGCCGATATATTCAAAAGAAAAGTAACAGATATTTTGATACCTGGGGGAAAAGATTATCCGGCATTGATTGGTGACGATAACCTGCCTTTCGAGAATGCAGGCATCTTGAAGACCACAGGTTTTGAACTTCAGGCCAAATGGTCGGATAAACTGGCTAACGGATTTGTTTATAGCTTAGGCGTAGCACTTTCTGATGATAGGGCCAAGGTGATGAGTTATCCTTCCAATCCTACCAACAAAATCGGCGACGGTGTCTTATACAAAGGGTATACGGTGGGTGATATCTGGGGGTATGTTACCGGAGGCATTTTGCAAGAGGATGACTTTGACGGTGTAGGCCCTAACGGGAAACCGTTATATTACGGACCTTACTTCAAGGGAGGACAGACTTATCCGGGATACGTGTGGTATCAGGATTTGGACCATGATGGTGTCATTACCACCGGCTTGAATACGGTGGATGATCCGGGCGACAGAAAAGTAATCGGTAATAATTCACCGCGCTATCGCTATAACATTACGGCCAACTTCCAGCATAAAGGTTTTGACTTGGATTTGATGTTCCAAGGAGTAGGTAAGAGAGACTACTGGTTGTCATCTTATTCAAGTTATTGGGGCAATGGAGCCGGTTCGTGGGAAACGTATAATAATTCATGGACTCCCGAAAGAACAGATGCTAAATTTCCGATGTATGGTTTCGGCCTTGGCAGCTATACTCAAAGCGGTTATCTGCTTGACGCTTCTTACATCAAGCTGAAGCAGATGATTCTGGGATATACTTTCCCGAAAGCGCAGGTCAATAAAATCGGATTGCAGAAATTGAGGCTGAATGTAGCTGCTTACAATTTGTTTGCAATTTCAGATATGCCCAAGTACTATGACACTGATTATCTATCTGATGCGTATCCTCCAAAGCGGACATTCAGTGTAGGTATTCAAGTAGGTTTTTAA
- a CDS encoding glycoside hydrolase family 88/105 protein: protein MKKLFSFFLLFAMEADAGKNFCKIVVKSVMKRVVDWQISNPNKGVEHDDLDWTHAALYMGMLDWAELAEKEDADDSYFQWLLHIGKRNHFQVGKWMYHADFIAVGQPFIDLYFKYGNKKMIDPVMARANWVVENPSEIALGLDYGKLETLDRWSWCDALFMAPPVYAKLYALTKDKRYLDFLNKEYKATYDHLYDKEEQLFYRDRRYFGKCETNGKKVFWGRGNGWVLGGLAEILQMLPEDEPSRIFYQDLFVELATRVAGLQSADGYWRASLLDPASYPSPETSGTGLIIYAFAYGVNEGLLDKKTFMPTIKKGWEALVDAVEPDGKQGYVQPIGADPRKVTREMTEVYGVGAFLLAGCQIYKMSEK from the coding sequence ATGAAAAAGTTATTCTCTTTCTTCTTGCTGTTCGCGATGGAAGCGGATGCCGGGAAGAATTTCTGCAAGATTGTCGTAAAGTCCGTGATGAAACGTGTGGTCGACTGGCAGATCAGCAATCCGAATAAAGGAGTCGAACATGACGATTTGGACTGGACACATGCTGCTTTGTATATGGGTATGCTGGACTGGGCGGAATTGGCAGAGAAGGAAGATGCTGATGACTCTTATTTCCAGTGGTTGCTCCACATCGGGAAACGCAATCATTTCCAGGTAGGGAAGTGGATGTATCATGCAGATTTTATTGCTGTAGGACAGCCTTTTATCGATCTTTACTTCAAATATGGCAATAAGAAGATGATAGATCCTGTGATGGCTCGTGCCAACTGGGTGGTGGAAAATCCGTCTGAAATAGCTCTGGGACTAGATTACGGTAAACTGGAAACTTTAGACCGCTGGTCTTGGTGTGACGCATTATTTATGGCCCCCCCCGTATATGCCAAACTGTATGCGTTGACTAAGGACAAGCGTTATCTGGATTTCCTGAATAAGGAGTACAAGGCCACCTACGACCATTTATATGATAAAGAGGAACAACTATTCTACCGTGACCGTCGATACTTTGGCAAGTGTGAAACCAATGGTAAGAAAGTGTTTTGGGGACGTGGCAACGGTTGGGTGTTAGGCGGATTGGCAGAAATCCTACAAATGCTCCCTGAAGATGAGCCTTCGCGTATTTTCTATCAGGATTTGTTCGTGGAACTGGCCACCCGTGTTGCCGGATTGCAGAGTGCGGATGGTTATTGGCGCGCCAGTTTACTCGATCCAGCATCTTATCCGTCGCCTGAGACGAGTGGAACTGGTCTTATCATTTATGCCTTTGCATATGGTGTGAACGAAGGCTTACTTGACAAGAAGACCTTCATGCCTACTATCAAGAAGGGATGGGAAGCATTGGTCGACGCCGTAGAACCCGATGGGAAACAGGGTTACGTGCAACCCATCGGTGCTGACCCGCGCAAGGTGACGAGAGAAATGACCGAAGTATATGGAGTAGGAGCATTCTTGTTGGCTGGCTGCCAGATTTACAAGATGTCAGAGAAGTAA
- a CDS encoding hybrid sensor histidine kinase/response regulator transcription factor encodes MIPTERWIFRGMSSDGKGNLYVNTNNGIYRHDGITDRFERVFEDVNLLKIDGRDRLWVRWGNLYRQLNLTTGGIRIPEYDGEKPTYVNQVFCVHNKDLYTFIYRQVYRYNEAGDCFILCMRLPGTGGNIRFAQARTGKMWIYVDKEGLYKIDLSSFEIKEHYKAFIGCEEKGLREFHVDRKGKIWLGTMEGLYIFDPATGSMKEYKHLATDAFSLPNNSVWKIYEDRQGNIWIGTYSGKLCYVDMEEENAFRSYLPGSSGLNYAPVSAFAEDERYLWIGTEGGGVNRMDKRTGEFRLLTDGQNVMSNNIKSLMMDGQHNLWVAMFRGGIEMFDGGHRKKTYYKRGRGAPEDLLINDVRKTVFEGDSGLWVAYQYPAPKISYFSFKEKKFRHISLDSVGNYDYLFDILRQGERMLWAISNEALYRLDIQTEEVRKVQPDNSEYLGLFTFCLDDGGNIWIGTIGNGLIKFDTNTLEFIPMKDGLQRAVYSIYSICYSDGKVWMGTDDGLCCYDTVSEQLMKFDKCENTQGQVYYPLAVLKGKDGKLYFGGTDGFTVVNPACISYNRYKPQAVISEFFVDHEPVHPQYGMSGSLRTIVMNYDESNFGFEFSADNYQIPEKNMFRYRLKGYNDNWITVDARQRTVMYSKVAAGTYTFEVCAANNNGVWGDPTVIKVVRRRAPWVSVPAYICYVLAVLGIVYMAFRYYAEKKRLKMLLYQENVEREKKEQIHQAQLRFFTNISHDFRTPLSLLMAALDKLRREGLKEYYYRLLNGNVQRLLKLVNELMDFRAVENGMMKLELEPTDVNSFVKGIAGDFTDYAAERKISFRIECDETLPTEIYVDKNVVEKIVMNLLNNAFKYTRDRGSIVLVTRRGQEFISQWTGHYKEGDCVEDAFSIVVSDRGVGISSESINSVFERFYKVNTMNADCHLGTGIGLALVKSLVLLHKGSVSIYSEREKGTDMVVCLPMDCSVFCESDFARSKSDLITEVSVSLPTTSQTPDETKEPELEIVHPSARKILIVEDNTDLRELIAEALSDEFQVMQAGDGVEALKQMEDLDFDLVISDIMMPRKDGVSLCNDIKGNVNTSHIPVVLLTAKTSLESKIEGVDSGADLYFEKPVDLTYLKLSMQNIFRNRQQIKEHYAKNYYADSGELATNEQDNKFLKRLVDFIDEHMDQSDMDVNLIAEELLMSRSKLYTKVKSLTGKSVVEFVLNCRLRKAAKLIIEKDMTMREVIAQVGIESQAYFTNSFKKIFGETPTSFASKHKKKE; translated from the coding sequence ATGATACCCACGGAACGATGGATATTCAGAGGAATGAGTTCGGACGGGAAAGGAAATCTGTATGTGAATACGAACAACGGCATATATCGGCATGACGGGATAACGGATAGGTTCGAGCGAGTGTTCGAGGACGTCAATTTGTTGAAGATAGATGGCAGGGACAGGCTTTGGGTGAGGTGGGGAAATCTCTATAGACAGCTGAACCTGACTACCGGTGGAATCCGGATACCTGAATATGACGGGGAGAAGCCAACGTATGTCAACCAAGTTTTTTGTGTGCACAACAAAGATCTTTATACGTTTATCTATCGGCAGGTGTACAGATACAACGAGGCGGGGGATTGCTTCATCCTCTGTATGCGGTTGCCCGGTACGGGCGGAAATATTCGCTTTGCACAAGCTCGGACGGGAAAGATGTGGATATATGTGGATAAAGAAGGGCTCTATAAGATTGACTTGTCGTCGTTTGAGATAAAAGAACATTACAAGGCGTTTATTGGGTGTGAGGAAAAAGGACTCAGAGAATTTCATGTGGATCGTAAAGGGAAAATCTGGCTAGGCACGATGGAAGGGCTTTACATATTTGATCCCGCCACCGGCTCAATGAAAGAATACAAACATTTAGCAACGGACGCTTTCAGCCTGCCGAACAATTCCGTGTGGAAAATCTATGAAGACCGTCAAGGTAACATCTGGATAGGCACCTATTCGGGAAAACTTTGCTACGTGGACATGGAGGAAGAAAACGCCTTCCGCTCCTACCTTCCCGGAAGTAGCGGACTGAACTATGCACCGGTCAGTGCCTTTGCCGAAGACGAGCGTTATCTGTGGATAGGAACCGAGGGCGGAGGAGTGAACCGAATGGACAAGCGGACGGGTGAGTTCAGGTTACTGACGGACGGACAAAACGTCATGTCCAACAATATCAAATCTTTGATGATGGACGGACAGCACAATCTGTGGGTTGCGATGTTCCGTGGTGGTATCGAGATGTTCGATGGCGGGCATCGGAAAAAGACTTATTATAAGCGTGGTCGCGGCGCACCGGAAGATTTGCTTATAAACGATGTGCGTAAGACTGTGTTTGAGGGGGATTCGGGACTGTGGGTAGCTTATCAGTATCCGGCACCGAAGATTTCTTATTTTTCTTTCAAGGAAAAGAAATTTAGGCACATCAGCTTGGACAGCGTTGGAAATTATGATTACTTGTTCGACATCCTTAGGCAGGGTGAACGGATGCTGTGGGCCATCAGTAATGAGGCGCTCTACAGGCTTGACATACAGACAGAGGAAGTCAGAAAAGTGCAACCAGACAATTCTGAATACTTGGGATTGTTCACTTTTTGCTTAGACGACGGAGGTAACATCTGGATAGGAACCATCGGCAACGGTCTGATAAAGTTCGATACCAATACTTTGGAGTTCATCCCGATGAAAGATGGGCTGCAACGGGCAGTCTACTCCATTTACAGTATCTGCTACAGTGATGGCAAGGTGTGGATGGGTACGGACGACGGGCTATGTTGCTACGATACGGTAAGCGAGCAGCTGATGAAGTTCGACAAGTGTGAGAATACACAAGGGCAGGTATATTATCCGCTGGCCGTGCTAAAAGGTAAGGATGGCAAACTTTACTTTGGAGGCACCGACGGGTTTACGGTGGTGAATCCTGCATGCATATCCTATAATCGCTACAAGCCGCAAGCAGTCATTTCAGAGTTTTTTGTGGATCATGAGCCTGTTCATCCCCAATATGGAATGAGTGGCTCACTCCGTACCATTGTGATGAATTATGACGAGTCGAACTTCGGTTTTGAATTCTCGGCAGACAACTACCAGATTCCAGAGAAAAACATGTTTAGATACAGACTGAAAGGATACAACGATAATTGGATTACGGTGGATGCAAGACAGCGCACGGTGATGTACTCCAAGGTGGCTGCGGGAACCTATACTTTCGAAGTGTGTGCCGCAAACAATAACGGTGTGTGGGGCGATCCCACAGTTATCAAGGTAGTGAGACGCAGGGCTCCTTGGGTTAGTGTACCGGCATACATCTGTTACGTGTTGGCAGTGCTGGGAATAGTTTACATGGCCTTCAGGTACTATGCAGAGAAGAAGCGCTTGAAGATGCTGCTCTATCAAGAGAATGTGGAGAGAGAAAAAAAAGAGCAGATACATCAGGCACAGCTACGCTTCTTTACCAATATATCACATGATTTCCGTACGCCGTTATCCTTGCTTATGGCTGCTCTGGATAAACTACGTCGTGAAGGACTGAAAGAATATTATTATCGCTTATTGAACGGAAACGTGCAACGATTGTTGAAACTGGTAAATGAGTTGATGGACTTCAGAGCTGTGGAGAACGGAATGATGAAACTGGAGTTGGAACCGACAGACGTGAACAGTTTTGTGAAAGGTATCGCTGGTGATTTTACAGATTATGCTGCAGAGCGGAAGATTAGTTTCCGGATAGAGTGTGACGAGACATTACCTACAGAGATCTATGTGGACAAGAACGTAGTGGAGAAAATTGTGATGAATCTGCTGAACAATGCCTTCAAATATACACGTGACAGAGGGAGTATCGTGTTAGTGACAAGACGTGGTCAAGAGTTTATCTCACAGTGGACTGGTCACTACAAAGAGGGTGACTGTGTGGAAGATGCTTTTTCCATCGTGGTGAGCGATAGAGGCGTAGGTATCTCAAGTGAGTCGATAAACAGCGTGTTTGAGAGATTTTACAAAGTGAATACCATGAATGCTGATTGTCATCTGGGCACGGGCATCGGGCTGGCATTGGTCAAGAGTCTCGTGCTGCTACATAAAGGTAGCGTTTCCATCTACAGTGAGCGCGAAAAAGGTACGGATATGGTTGTTTGTCTGCCTATGGACTGCAGCGTTTTCTGCGAGTCTGATTTTGCTCGGAGCAAGTCTGATCTCATTACCGAAGTCTCCGTATCCCTGCCCACAACAAGCCAGACACCGGACGAGACTAAGGAACCGGAGTTGGAAATCGTGCATCCGAGCGCCCGGAAAATTCTTATCGTAGAGGACAACACAGACCTCAGGGAATTGATTGCCGAAGCCCTTTCCGACGAATTCCAGGTGATGCAGGCAGGTGACGGTGTAGAGGCACTGAAACAGATGGAGGATTTGGATTTTGACCTCGTGATAAGCGACATTATGATGCCACGCAAGGATGGGGTATCTTTATGCAATGACATCAAGGGTAATGTCAATACCTCGCACATACCGGTAGTCTTGCTGACCGCAAAAACCAGCTTGGAGAGCAAGATAGAAGGAGTGGATTCCGGTGCGGACCTCTATTTTGAAAAGCCGGTAGACTTGACTTATCTGAAACTATCGATGCAGAACATATTCAGGAACCGACAGCAGATCAAGGAACATTATGCCAAGAATTACTATGCCGATAGTGGCGAGCTGGCGACCAACGAGCAGGACAACAAGTTCCTGAAGCGACTGGTCGACTTCATAGACGAACACATGGATCAGTCGGACATGGACGTGAACCTCATTGCCGAAGAGCTACTGATGAGCCGGAGCAAGCTATATACGAAAGTGAAAAGCCTGACAGGAAAATCAGTCGTGGAGTTTGTATTGAATTGTCGGCTGCGCAAGGCAGCAAAACTGATAATAGAAAAGGACATGACCATGAGAGAAGTCATAGCTCAGGTAGGCATTGAGAGTCAGGCTTATTTTACGAACTCATTCAAGAAGATTTTTGGCGAAACGCCCACTTCATTTGCCAGCAAGCATAAAAAGAAGGAATAA
- a CDS encoding RagB/SusD family nutrient uptake outer membrane protein, whose product MRKYSVITLLVVLAASLSSCNDNFMQRDPIDDMADGTFFTKEADLQLYLDGIYRYYVYGHGVGGTNNTSHDKGFLAVKAGSQIIFGDAFSDNTVYAGSIDGKLGDTYDTPNSASKNFDAPWQWEKLRKVNYFLNHYAEVGDPETLKKYAAQAYFFKAWDYYIKLVALGEVPWLDKELDTSSPELYGPRMPRVELVENILKCFDFAIQNLEDNDNSCGYINQDMALFLKSRFCLFEGTFRKYHTELNLLSTADGLLKMSRDAAWKIIEKNRYKLFKHPTEKDSYWQLFVQKGSPETEGNEETILARVYDGVKLGHDNPRYWGKNNHTRYCLGATVDVLEDYLCEDGRPVYIDGTEGNYERNPLFKGYDGMWEELDNRDPRLRQTICKPGEYASIFDADDNTYSIEESGVIYPMITYDTGGGSPMKQYNSTVTGYRFIKHWMPDYAEWEANPKGVQTAHMFRYGELLLIYAEARAELGEITDDDLNLTVNALRERAGYDFVKYPNAKLSLSNIPNDPRLDAIYSQKLDYSVSPIIREIRRERRVETMIEGMRYEDLMRWKAGKLFTVPTRGMKMTPEKIELYTKNRNDEQYKNYPFKVTVPIGEVGNKVIVDEDDFIIPYPTSTTVIKGVRPWNDKRYYYPIPLNELLMNPLLTQNPGWKDINR is encoded by the coding sequence ATGAGAAAATATTCGGTTATAACTTTGCTCGTGGTTCTGGCGGCATCTTTGTCGTCTTGCAACGATAATTTCATGCAGCGGGATCCGATAGACGATATGGCAGACGGCACATTCTTTACCAAAGAAGCCGACTTGCAACTCTATCTAGACGGAATTTACAGATACTATGTGTATGGACATGGAGTTGGTGGAACTAATAATACTTCGCATGACAAAGGTTTCTTGGCCGTAAAAGCCGGTAGTCAGATTATTTTTGGAGATGCGTTCAGTGACAACACGGTTTATGCAGGCAGTATCGATGGCAAATTGGGAGATACGTACGATACTCCGAATTCAGCGTCCAAGAACTTCGATGCTCCTTGGCAGTGGGAAAAACTTCGTAAGGTGAACTACTTCCTAAACCATTATGCGGAAGTGGGCGACCCGGAAACACTGAAGAAATATGCGGCGCAAGCCTATTTCTTCAAAGCATGGGATTATTATATTAAATTGGTGGCTCTGGGTGAAGTGCCTTGGCTGGACAAAGAACTGGATACAAGTTCTCCGGAACTTTACGGCCCTCGTATGCCACGTGTGGAGTTAGTTGAAAATATTTTGAAATGTTTTGATTTTGCCATTCAGAATCTCGAAGACAATGACAACTCTTGCGGATATATCAATCAAGATATGGCGTTATTTCTAAAATCTCGTTTCTGCCTGTTCGAAGGAACTTTTCGCAAATATCATACGGAATTGAATCTGCTGTCTACTGCTGATGGGTTATTGAAGATGAGCCGTGATGCTGCTTGGAAGATTATTGAAAAGAATAGATACAAGCTCTTCAAACACCCTACGGAAAAAGATTCTTACTGGCAATTATTCGTGCAGAAAGGCTCTCCCGAAACGGAAGGTAATGAAGAAACAATTCTGGCACGTGTGTATGACGGCGTGAAATTGGGGCATGACAATCCTCGTTATTGGGGGAAGAACAACCACACACGTTACTGCTTGGGGGCTACTGTAGATGTACTCGAAGACTATCTGTGTGAAGACGGACGTCCGGTCTATATCGATGGTACTGAAGGCAATTATGAAAGAAATCCTTTGTTCAAGGGATATGACGGCATGTGGGAAGAGCTGGATAACCGTGACCCACGTTTGAGACAAACCATTTGCAAGCCGGGTGAGTATGCCTCTATTTTTGATGCGGATGACAATACATACAGCATTGAAGAGTCCGGAGTCATTTACCCGATGATTACATACGATACAGGTGGCGGATCTCCAATGAAACAGTATAACTCTACGGTGACTGGATATCGCTTTATCAAGCATTGGATGCCTGACTACGCTGAATGGGAGGCTAACCCGAAGGGTGTACAAACTGCACACATGTTCCGTTATGGAGAGTTGTTGTTGATTTATGCGGAAGCCAGAGCCGAATTGGGTGAAATCACAGATGACGACTTGAACCTTACTGTCAATGCATTGAGAGAAAGAGCCGGATATGATTTTGTAAAATATCCCAATGCCAAGCTGAGTTTGTCTAACATTCCTAATGACCCTCGTTTGGATGCCATTTACTCTCAGAAGCTCGATTACTCCGTGTCTCCGATTATTCGTGAAATTAGACGTGAACGTCGTGTGGAAACGATGATAGAGGGTATGCGTTATGAGGATTTGATGAGATGGAAAGCCGGTAAATTATTTACCGTTCCTACCAGAGGTATGAAGATGACACCTGAAAAGATTGAGTTATACACCAAGAACCGTAATGATGAACAGTATAAGAATTATCCGTTCAAAGTAACTGTTCCTATCGGTGAAGTGGGGAATAAAGTAATTGTAGATGAAGATGACTTTATTATTCCTTATCCTACATCCACTACTGTTATCAAGGGGGTTCGGCCTTGGAATGATAAACGATACTATTACCCGATACCTTTGAATGAACTGCTTATGAATCCGCTTTTAACACAAAATCCGGGTTGGAAAGATATTAACAGATAA